Within Paenibacillus albicereus, the genomic segment GCAGGGGCAGCGCCGCGAAGCCGCCTCGCCCGCCGCAGCCGAAGCGCGGAGCGGGCCGATCCGCCTTGCAAGCGGGCTGCTCAGCCGCCGCCCGGCTTGCCTCGACCGGAACCGGCCCAGGCAGGCAGCTCCCTGTACGGGCCGTGGATCGACAGGTCCATGAGCTGCGCGGCGATTTCCTTTTCGGCATAGGGCATCTGCCGCTCGATCCACCAGATGATGACTTCGACGTAAGCGGCTTCGGTATACTTGAGCGTCACGTCGCGGCGGGCCGTCAGCAGGCGGTCGTCCGGCTGGGCGAACTCAAGTCCTTCGGCGACGAACTGGCGCACGATCTCCACCATGCCCGACGACAGCTCCGGCACGCGCCTGCGGACGAGCAGCGCATGATAGACGTCGTAGCGCTCGGCCAGATGCCGGAACAGCCTCACGAAGCTCGGATGCGGCTCGCCGCTGGCGTAATCGTAGTCCGGAGGCTGGCCGTCCGGATCGAACATGGCGACTCTCAGCTCCTGCAGCAGCTCTCCGATGTACTCGGCGAGCAGCGCCTGCTTGTCCTCATAATGCAGGTAGAAGGTCGCCCGCTTGACCGTCGCCCGGTCGGCCAGCTCCTGCACGGAGAAGCCGTCCAGGCCGCGCTCCTCGGTCAGCTGCACGAGCGCTTCCCGCAGCAGCCGGCGCGTCCGCTGCACGCGGGGGTCGATTTTGGCTGGTTTCATCGTTTCGGCCTCCTTTTCGCGGTCGATCACCTTGTCCCGCTAGTATAGCCGCCGGATCAGAAAAGAGAAAGCGCCGGCCCGCCCCATGAAGCCGGGACGGGCTTCAATCGCCCCGTGGCGGCGACCGGGCGCAGGAAACGGGGGCGGCTTGCCGAACCGCGCGGCTTCTGAACAATCGCGCGGTACCGTGCATATTTATTCATAAATCTATTCGTTTTCAAGACCTTTTTTCCGATAATTTAACTGTATATTTTATAGCTGAATACTTTTTATCAGGAGGTAAGCAGATTGAAAAAAGCAAGCGCATTGCTGGCGGCCCTGCTGCTGGCATCCGCCCTTGGCGGCACGGCATTCGCCGCGAAGGAGGCGAAGAGCGGCATGACGCTCAAGACATCGGTCGAGGTTTCCGGGACGACAACGAGGACGGACGCCATCATCGCGGACGGCGTGCTGTACGTGCCGATCCGCTCCGTAGCGGCGGCGACCGGCTACAAGACGGAGTGGAGCGGCGTAAACAAGGAGGTGCGTCTGGATACGCTGGCAGGCGGCCAGACGGCGACAGCGGTCGATCGGATCGCTCCCTCCCAGCAGCTGGAGCTCAAGCGGCTGGAGATCGCTTTTTACCTCGACGGCAAGCGGACCGCTCTCGTCGATGCGGATGGCAAAGTCGTACAGCCGCTGTTCCAGCAGGACACGCTGTTCCTGCCGATGCGGGCGCTGGCCGATGCGCTCGGCTTGACCGCGTCCTGGAACGCCAAGGAGAAGCGGCTGACGCTCGGTGAATCCGGCGCCGAAGCCGGCTCGCCTGCCGAGGCTCCGGCCAAAGGCGAAAAAGGCGACAAAGGCGACAAGGGAGACACCGGCGCGACAGGTGCGGCAGGCGCGACGGGTGCCACGGGTGCCACGGGTGCGACGGGCGCGACCGGCGCTCAAGGGCCGAAGGGCGAGCCCGGAGACACGGCAGCCGGTCCGAAAGGCGATAAGGGAGACAGAGGAGACGCGGGCGAGCCGGGTGCCAAAGGCGATCAAGGCGATGCGGGCGCCAAGGGAGACAAGGGAGACAAGGGAGACAAAGGCGACACTGGCGCCCAAGGCCCGGCCGGTCCGGCCGGAGCCAAAGGGGATCCGGGCGAAAAGGGAGACAAAGGCGACGCCGGCGCGCCAGGACCTGCAGGTCCGGCCGGCCCGATCGGAGCCCAGGGCATCCAAGGTCCGGCCGGCACGGGCTTGCTGCCCGGCATGTCAGCGTACAACACGATGGGAAGCATGATTGCCGTAGTGCTCGGAGGCACGACGGTTCCGATGCCGACGTTCGTCGCGTCGGACAGCGCGTTCTCCGTAACCGGAGCAGGCCAGAGCTACACCGTGTTTCATTCCGGCTGGTACTACTTGAGCTACAGCATCCGCAGCACGACCGCCGTGATGTCGAGCTCGCGCGTCATGGTGAGCGGATTGGAAAGGCCGGAATTCACCCTCGTCAATCAGCAAAGCCAGTCCCGCTGGCAGGCTTCCGGACTCGTGCGGCTGAATGCCGGCGATATCGTCTCGCTGCAGCTGTTTGGCATGATGGGAACCGTAATCTTGGAATCAGGCCAAGGGGCATCCCTTTCCCTCATCAAAATCGCCGACTGACCGGCAGCGCCGGCGCTGCGATTGGGACGGCTTGCGCGAGCATGGAGCTTCAGCGGCCGGAGACGAGCCTTCGTCTCCGGCTTTTTGCGTTGAACCGCCTCCAGTTGCGCTTGCCCCCCTGCATGAGGCATGATACGGACAGAAGATGCCCCGGCCCGCAGCGGCGCGGGACGCAAGGAGGGACATGATGCGGATCCATGTGCTCGTCGCCGACGACGATCCTCATATCCGCGAGCTGCTGAGGCTCGTGCTGACGAGAGAGGGCTACGCGGTGGCCGAAGCGGCGGACGGGGAGGAAGCGGTCGTCGTGCTGGAGCGGGAGCAGGTTCATCTGGCGGTCGTCGACGTCATGATGCCCCATAAGGACGGGCTGCAGCTGACCGAAGAAATCCGCCGTCACTATGACCTGCCCGTCATCCTGCTGACGGCCCGAGGCGAGATGGCGGACAAGGAAAAGGGCTACTCGGCCGGCACCGACGACTATCTCGTCAAGCCGTTCGAGCCGCAGGAGCTGCTGTTTCGCATTCGGGCGCTGCTGCGCCGCTATCGGATCGCCAGCTCCGAGACGATCGCGCTGGGGCAGGTCGTCATCGACCGCCAGAGCTATGAGGTGACGGCGGGCGACCAGACGTTCACCCTGCCCCTCCGCGAGTTCCAGCTGCTCTCGCAGCTGGCGAGCCAGCCGGGACGCATCCATACGCGAGAGCAGCTCATCTCGCTGCTCTGGGGCGCCGATTACGAGGGGGACAGCCGCACGGTGGACGTCCACATCAAGCGGCTGCGGGAGCGCTTCGAGGCGTACCGCGACGATTTCGCGATCGTCACGATCCGCGGTCTCGGCTATAAGCTGGAGCCGGGAGGTCGCCGCGGATGAGGACGCTATACTTCCGCATCGTGTTCATCTTCGTCCTGATCGCGCTCGTGAGCGGCTTGGGAGGACTTGCCGTGACGAGCTTCTATTATGAAGCGAAGCTCAAGTCGGGCAGCGAGCACGCGATGGAGGCGGCGTCGCGGCAGGTGCGCGAGCTCGACGCGCTCGCCGGAGCGGAGCGCAGGGAAGAGACGCTGCAGGCGGTGGCGGGCCTCAGCTACCAGCTTTATGTCGTGGAGCCGGACGGGTCCGAGCGGGCGTACGGAGCTGCTTTCCGGCACGGGTTCCTCCCGCCGGAGACGGCGGTGCGCGAGGTGCGCTCGGGCGGCGTCTACCCCGGCATGACCGAGGAGGACCGGCGGTTCAAGCTGCTGGCCTACTTCGAAAACAGCGCTCGCAATACGTACGGCTTCCCGCTCTCCCGCCCGGACGGCGGCACGGATGCCGTCTTCATCCGCCCGGATCTGGAAAGCCAGATCGGCGAGGTGCGGATCATCCTCGCCGTGCTGCTCGCCAGCACGTTCGGCCTCAGCCTGCTGCTCATCGCGGCGATGAGCCGGCTGATCGTCGCGCCGGTGAAGCGTCTCACCCGGGCGGTCCAGCGGATGGCGGCCGGCGATTACGACGTGCGTGTCGATACCGCGCGCCGCGACGAGATCGGCGAGCTCGGGCGAAGGTTCACGGCGATGGCGGGCGCGGTGCGCCAGCTCGACCGGATGCGCCAGGAGTTCGTCGCCAACGTCTCGCATGAGTTCCAGTCGCCGCTGACGTCGATCCGCGGCTTCATCCGCACGCTGCTGGACGGCGGGGCGGCCGCGAGGGACGAGGAGACGCGGCGCTACTTGACGATCATCGACGAGGAAAGCCGGCGCCTCAGCTCGATGAGCCGCCAGCTGCTGCTGCTCGCCGACGTGGACCGGCCCGACCGCGCGCTCGACAGACGCTCGTACCGGCTGGACGAGCAGCTGCGCCAGGCGATCCTGCTGCTCGAGTGGCAGTGGACCGCCAAAGAGCTGGAGCTTGATCTGGAGCTGGCGGAGGGGACCCTTGTCGCCGATGAAGGACTGCTGTACGAAGTGTGGCTGAACCTGCTCGGCAATGCGATCAAGTTCAGCCCCCAGGGCGGCGCGCTCCGCGTCGCGATGCGCTTCCGGGAGGGCCGGGAGGCCGCTTGGGAGCGCGGAGAATCGGGCGGACCCTCAGGGGGCAGACGGCTCGAGGTCGTCATCGCGGACGAAGGGCCGGGCATCCCGCCGCTGGAGCTGCCGCATATCTTCGAGCGCTTCCACAAGGCCGACCGGGCGCGCGCGGTCGCTCCGAAAGACGGGACGGCGGCCGCCGCGCCGACCTCTGCGGCTGCCGGGTCGGGCAGCGGCCTCGGCTTGTCGATCGCGCAGCGCATCGTCCGCCTGCACGGCGGAGACATCGAAGCCTTGTCGCAGCCGGGAAAGGGGGCGGCGTTCCGCGTGACGCTGCCTCAAGGAAGCGACGCGCCGCGGAGATGAAGGCGGCATCTGCCGTCTTCCGGGCAAGGGCCGCATCGTCGTCGACTGCGGCCGGCTCCGGGAGGCGGCGCTCCGAGCGTCCAGCCGCTCGGAGCTCCGTCGATCGCAAGCGCGGCAACGGCGCGGCAACCCCGCGGCCGTCCGGCTCGTAGAAGGCGGGATGGACCATCAATCAGGGAGGGCTGTGACCATGGAGCAGGATCAACGACGGCTGGGGACGGACTCCGCAACCAAGCCGGACGACAGGACGGAGACGATGCCGGAGCGGCCGCCCTCGCCGGGCGAGGAGCCGCATGCGGACGAGCCGCTGCAGGCGCTCGATCCCCGGGTCATCCGCGCCCGGCGGCTGGAGGGGGCGATCACGAGCGGCGTCTATGCCGCCATCGTGCTGGCGCTGGCTCTGCTGTCGGCGCGCTTCGGCTGGCCGTGGTGGATCGCGGCCGGCGCAGGCGCGCTCGGACTGGCCGGAGCGGCTCTGGAGCTGCTGTGGCTGCCGAGGCTGCTGCACCGCAGCTGGGGGTACCTCGTGCGGGAGCATGAGATCGAGCTGGCGCATGGCATCTTCATCCGCAAGCGTACGCTCATCCCGGTCGTCCGTATCCAGCATATCGATACGAAGCAAGGTCCCATCCAGAAGCGCTGCGGCATCGCGACGCTGACGATGGCGACCGCAGCAGGCAGCCACGCCATTCCCGGCTTGCCGCAGGAGCAGGCGGAGGCGATGCGAAGCCGGCTGGCGGAGCTGACGAGGAGGGCGGACGATGAAATCTGACGCAGCCGCCGGCCCGGAGCTGCGGCGCGTGCATCCCGCCTCCATGCTGTTTTTTTTGGCCAAGGGAATCAAAGAGATGTACGGCATGCTGCCGCTGCTGCCGCTGCTCGTGCTGTGGGTGCCGAGAGCGACTGGACTGGACGTCAGCCGCGTCGTTCTCGGCGCGCTGCTCGGAGGCCTCGGGCTCGCGGCTCTGCTCGCTGCCGCGTGGCTGCGCTGGCGGCGGTTCGGATACGCCGTGGAGGCGGGATCGATCCGGATCGAGCAGGGGGTATGGAGCCGCCGCACGGTCTGGATCCAGCAGGAGCGTATCCAATCCGTGGACACGAGGCAGAATCTTGCCGAGCGCGCGCTCGGCCTCCTACAGCTCCGCATCGAGACGGCCGGCGGCGGCGAAAAGGCGGAGGCCGTGCTGCCGTCGCTGTCCGCTGCGGAGGCCGCGCGGCTGCAGCGCCTGCTCGGCTATGCGGAAGCCGGGCCCGATGAGGGCGGGGAGGCGGATCGCTGGAACGAGCCGTCCGCCGGCGCCGACGACGGACTCCGTCGGGCAGGCGCTGCGCCGGTGCCCATCGGTGCGCGAGGCGGAGAAGGCGATGCGCCGATCGCCGGAGAGTCGCGAAGCGGAGAAGGCGATGCGCCGATGGCCATCAGTGCGCGAGACGGAGGGGACGATGCGCCCATGCCCGGCGATGCGCGCGTTCTCGGAGACGGCGGGCTCATGGCCGCGCCTGGCGCGGAACGGCAATCGCTGCCGTCGGAATCGGCCGCTCCGGCGGCAGCGCGGAGGACCGGGGAACCGGTCGTCCAGCGGAGAATCCGGCCGAGCGACCTGCTCGGCTATGCGCTCACCTCCTACCGGACCGGCATTGTCTTTCTCTTGCTGGCCGGACTGCTTTCGCGCGCGGCGGACAGCGGCTGGCTGCGAGGGATCGACCTGAGGGACGAGATGGAGCGGCTGTTCGGAGCCTACGCCATCGCGGCCGCGACGGGATTGCTGCTGGTCGCCGCCTGGCTGCTGACCGCGCTGCAGCTCCTCAACTCGAACTGGGGCTTCCGGCTCGAGCGCCGGGGCCGCAAGCTGCATGTCGAGCGCGGCTTGCTGGAGAAGAAGCGGCAGACGATCGACATCTCCCGCATCCAAGCGCTGGAGCTTGCCCAGCCGCTGCTGCACCGGCCGCTCGGCTGGGTGGCGGTGCGGGCGTTCATCGCCGGCAACGCGGATGAAAAGGAGCGGCATCTGCTGCTCTTTCCGGTGCTGAAGCGGGCGGAAGCGGAAGCGTTTCTGCGAGGCTTCGCCCCGGCCTTCGCCCTGCCGGCGGATTGGAGCCGCGTCGAACGCTCCGCCTGGTCGGCCTATGCCGGCTGGCCCGCTCTCTTCGCCCTGCTTCCGGCGGCGGCCGGATGGATCTGGATTCCCGATCCGTACCGCTGGCTTACGGCGCTGGTTCCGGCCGCCGTGCTCGTTTACGGCACGCTGGAGCATCGCCATGCGGCATGGGCGCTGGAGGGCGGGCAGCTGTCGCTGCGCCTCGGAGCGCTCATCCGCTCCGAGCTGCTGCTGCCGGGCGGCCGCATCCAGTGGCACCGCAGGACCCAATCGCCGATGCAGCGGCTCCGGGGCAGGGCGAGCCTGACGGTCAGCATCGCGACCGGCAAAGGCGCGCGCGCGTTCCGGCTGCGACATGCTCCGCATGCGGCCGTGCAGCAGCTGCTGCGGCAGCTGAGCTGGCGGCCGCGGCGCGGGAGCGAATCGACTGCGGCTGCTCAGCGGATGAAGCGCCCTCATGAGGAGCGAATCGAGCACTGATCCGCTTCGCAGCCGGGGAAGGCATCGGTACGTGGTAACTAGAGCACGGATTCGCTCCGCAGCCGCGAAACGCTCCCTCGCAGCTATAAAAGTCTGCTCTCAAAAAAAGCTTGCCCGACCGGACCATCCGTCCGAATCGGGCAAGCTTTTTGCGGTTCAGCGCAGCTCCGCCGGAACAGGCGTCGCCTCGCCTCGCTCCCAGTCGCTGCGCAGCAGGCCGTAGCCGAGCGAATCGTACAGCTGACCCCCTTGCGGCCAGCTTTGCCGGTAGTATCCTTCCCGCACGAACAGCGTGCCCCGGAACGCCGCCTGCATCCCCGCATTGTCGATGCGGGTGTGGCCCTCGATGCGGATGGCCGAAGGCAGTTCCCGGAACACGCAGTCCGCCAGCCAGCCGAGCGTGGCTCGCGCTGCCCCTTGGCGGCGATAGGCCTCGCGGATGCGCAGGTCGAACAGCACCGTCGGATCCTGCGCATCCATGATCTTGATGAAGCCGGCCTTGGCGCCGGCGGCGTCCTCGATCCAGAACGTCCTCGTCTCGTTCCCGTGGTAAGCTCCTTCGTCGAACGCCGCGCGGATCGCCTCGGCCTCCGGCCGCTCCACTCCATGATAGGGCCAGCGCTCGCCGGAGAGCAGTCGGGCGAGCGCTTCGCGCTCTTCCGCCGTTTCTCCTAACGGTACCCAAGACCAACCTTCGCCTGAGGCCGGCTCGACCTCGACCGGGCGCCGATACTCAGCCCCAGCTCCTCGAACCAGCGGTTCAGTCCGCTCCACAGCCGTTCGCACTCGGCATGCAGCTCCTGCGGATCGCTCAGGCGCCCGGACTCGCACCGGGCGGCCAGGGCTTTGCAGAGGCGGGGAAGAACGGCTGAAGCCGATCTTCCCCGCCTCCTCCGAACGATAGGACGTCGAAGAGCCGCTCCGGCTCGCGGCTGGGCGGCTGCATCGACTTCAAAAGCGGGACGCGACGGCAAACGCCGCCGCAGCTCCGATCAGCCATCGGCGGAGCCGATGGCTGCCATCAGAAGCGTTGGATAACGGATGCGAGGCGGCTCGTAGTAGGATCGTAATCAAGGATCAGGCCGGCCGCTCCGCGGGCTTACGGCCGCAGCTCCGCGGCGGCCAGCTCAGGCGCGGCGAGGCAGGTCTCCAGCCAGACGTTCTTGAGGTCGACCCAGCCGAGCCGGTTGAGGCGCACGCCCTGCACGGACGGATGGAGGTAGGTGCTGAGCTGCTGGTGGTGCAGGAAGATGATCGAGCCGTCGTCGCGCAGCTGCTCCTCGACCTGCCTCAGGATCTGCCGGCGTCCGGCCGCGTCCGCTGTCGCCAGGGCGGCATCGATCCGTCCCCGGATCCAGGTCTGCGTATCGTCCGTCAGGAAGTTGCCCAGGATGCAATTGCCGTGCTCGTAGGCCTCGATCTCGCACACCTCGTCCTCGGCGATGACGATGCACCAGATCGTCAGATCGGCTTGGCGAAAGCCGGATTCGCAGGTGATTCCCTCCAGCTCCAGCTCGACGCGGATGCCCCAATCGGCCAGCTTGCGCGTGATCCAGCCTGCCTCGT encodes:
- a CDS encoding PH domain-containing protein, producing the protein MKSDAAAGPELRRVHPASMLFFLAKGIKEMYGMLPLLPLLVLWVPRATGLDVSRVVLGALLGGLGLAALLAAAWLRWRRFGYAVEAGSIRIEQGVWSRRTVWIQQERIQSVDTRQNLAERALGLLQLRIETAGGGEKAEAVLPSLSAAEAARLQRLLGYAEAGPDEGGEADRWNEPSAGADDGLRRAGAAPVPIGARGGEGDAPIAGESRSGEGDAPMAISARDGGDDAPMPGDARVLGDGGLMAAPGAERQSLPSESAAPAAARRTGEPVVQRRIRPSDLLGYALTSYRTGIVFLLLAGLLSRAADSGWLRGIDLRDEMERLFGAYAIAAATGLLLVAAWLLTALQLLNSNWGFRLERRGRKLHVERGLLEKKRQTIDISRIQALELAQPLLHRPLGWVAVRAFIAGNADEKERHLLLFPVLKRAEAEAFLRGFAPAFALPADWSRVERSAWSAYAGWPALFALLPAAAGWIWIPDPYRWLTALVPAAVLVYGTLEHRHAAWALEGGQLSLRLGALIRSELLLPGGRIQWHRRTQSPMQRLRGRASLTVSIATGKGARAFRLRHAPHAAVQQLLRQLSWRPRRGSESTAAAQRMKRPHEERIEH
- a CDS encoding TetR/AcrR family transcriptional regulator, which gives rise to MKPAKIDPRVQRTRRLLREALVQLTEERGLDGFSVQELADRATVKRATFYLHYEDKQALLAEYIGELLQELRVAMFDPDGQPPDYDYASGEPHPSFVRLFRHLAERYDVYHALLVRRRVPELSSGMVEIVRQFVAEGLEFAQPDDRLLTARRDVTLKYTEAAYVEVIIWWIERQMPYAEKEIAAQLMDLSIHGPYRELPAWAGSGRGKPGGG
- a CDS encoding response regulator transcription factor; this translates as MRIHVLVADDDPHIRELLRLVLTREGYAVAEAADGEEAVVVLEREQVHLAVVDVMMPHKDGLQLTEEIRRHYDLPVILLTARGEMADKEKGYSAGTDDYLVKPFEPQELLFRIRALLRRYRIASSETIALGQVVIDRQSYEVTAGDQTFTLPLREFQLLSQLASQPGRIHTREQLISLLWGADYEGDSRTVDVHIKRLRERFEAYRDDFAIVTIRGLGYKLEPGGRRG
- a CDS encoding sensor histidine kinase, which gives rise to MRTLYFRIVFIFVLIALVSGLGGLAVTSFYYEAKLKSGSEHAMEAASRQVRELDALAGAERREETLQAVAGLSYQLYVVEPDGSERAYGAAFRHGFLPPETAVREVRSGGVYPGMTEEDRRFKLLAYFENSARNTYGFPLSRPDGGTDAVFIRPDLESQIGEVRIILAVLLASTFGLSLLLIAAMSRLIVAPVKRLTRAVQRMAAGDYDVRVDTARRDEIGELGRRFTAMAGAVRQLDRMRQEFVANVSHEFQSPLTSIRGFIRTLLDGGAAARDEETRRYLTIIDEESRRLSSMSRQLLLLADVDRPDRALDRRSYRLDEQLRQAILLLEWQWTAKELELDLELAEGTLVADEGLLYEVWLNLLGNAIKFSPQGGALRVAMRFREGREAAWERGESGGPSGGRRLEVVIADEGPGIPPLELPHIFERFHKADRARAVAPKDGTAAAAPTSAAAGSGSGLGLSIAQRIVRLHGGDIEALSQPGKGAAFRVTLPQGSDAPRR
- a CDS encoding GNAT family N-acetyltransferase gives rise to the protein MRTAVERTEPLVRGAGAEYRRPVEVEPASGEGWSWVPLGETAEEREALARLLSGERWPYHGVERPEAEAIRAAFDEGAYHGNETRTFWIEDAAGAKAGFIKIMDAQDPTVLFDLRIREAYRRQGAARATLGWLADCVFRELPSAIRIEGHTRIDNAGMQAAFRGTLFVREGYYRQSWPQGGQLYDSLGYGLLRSDWERGEATPVPAELR
- a CDS encoding PH domain-containing protein, which produces MEQDQRRLGTDSATKPDDRTETMPERPPSPGEEPHADEPLQALDPRVIRARRLEGAITSGVYAAIVLALALLSARFGWPWWIAAGAGALGLAGAALELLWLPRLLHRSWGYLVREHEIELAHGIFIRKRTLIPVVRIQHIDTKQGPIQKRCGIATLTMATAAGSHAIPGLPQEQAEAMRSRLAELTRRADDEI
- a CDS encoding BclA C-terminal domain-containing protein, with translation MKKASALLAALLLASALGGTAFAAKEAKSGMTLKTSVEVSGTTTRTDAIIADGVLYVPIRSVAAATGYKTEWSGVNKEVRLDTLAGGQTATAVDRIAPSQQLELKRLEIAFYLDGKRTALVDADGKVVQPLFQQDTLFLPMRALADALGLTASWNAKEKRLTLGESGAEAGSPAEAPAKGEKGDKGDKGDTGATGAAGATGATGATGATGATGAQGPKGEPGDTAAGPKGDKGDRGDAGEPGAKGDQGDAGAKGDKGDKGDKGDTGAQGPAGPAGAKGDPGEKGDKGDAGAPGPAGPAGPIGAQGIQGPAGTGLLPGMSAYNTMGSMIAVVLGGTTVPMPTFVASDSAFSVTGAGQSYTVFHSGWYYLSYSIRSTTAVMSSSRVMVSGLERPEFTLVNQQSQSRWQASGLVRLNAGDIVSLQLFGMMGTVILESGQGASLSLIKIAD